The proteins below come from a single Streptomyces sp. M92 genomic window:
- a CDS encoding maleylpyruvate isomerase family mycothiol-dependent enzyme, translating to MTGSALAADRNPRAEVWSWIHTERAALAADLAGLPDDQWTTPSLCAGLTVREVLAHLTAGASLNAVRWLAGVIRCRFDFDQQVAIRLAEQLGATPAETLDRFRRAVPSRTKPPLPAVAMLGETIVHAEDIRRPLGMRRDHPTRALTRVAEYYRGSDQVVVAKGRITGLRLVANDGPFETGAGAVVSGSTLALTMAMTGRAAHLDDLEGEGVERLRERCGTA from the coding sequence ATGACTGGTTCGGCACTGGCAGCGGACCGCAATCCGAGGGCCGAGGTCTGGTCATGGATCCATACGGAGCGAGCGGCGCTGGCAGCCGACCTCGCCGGCTTGCCCGACGACCAGTGGACGACCCCGTCGCTGTGCGCCGGGCTGACGGTGCGAGAGGTACTGGCGCACCTCACCGCGGGGGCGAGCCTCAATGCCGTGCGCTGGCTCGCGGGCGTGATCCGCTGCCGGTTCGACTTCGACCAACAGGTGGCGATACGGCTGGCCGAACAGCTCGGCGCGACCCCCGCCGAAACACTGGACCGGTTCCGGCGTGCCGTCCCCAGCAGGACCAAGCCTCCCCTCCCCGCCGTGGCCATGCTCGGCGAGACGATCGTGCACGCGGAGGACATCCGGCGTCCCCTGGGCATGCGTCGCGACCACCCGACCCGGGCGCTCACCCGGGTCGCCGAGTACTACCGAGGGTCGGATCAGGTCGTCGTCGCCAAGGGACGCATCACCGGCCTGCGGCTCGTCGCGAACGACGGTCCGTTCGAGACGGGAGCCGGGGCCGTCGTGTCCGGCAGCACCCTGGCCCTGACGATGGCCATGACCGGACGCGCGGCCCATCTCGACGACCTGGAAGGCGAGGGTGTCGAGCGTCTGCGTGAGCGTTGCGGGACGGCGTGA
- a CDS encoding family 20 glycosylhydrolase — protein sequence MDAVVPGAAVRPEAGTGGELDRSGPWRVAAGHRLTAVARTVRALLAPHLGDRLLSPEEAGTAARTLELVLDTAEPAPPPPAGLSPSGTTPPGDESYRLTVTEDGIICRAATPEGVFRAATTALQLIAAASARVRCGELADAPRYAWRGLMVDPARCYLTPAELRRIIDLAALYKLNVLHLHLTDNEGWRLPLPDRTGTMAATSPDGPDRRFYSAEDYRALQDYAAERFVTVVPEIDLPGHCAALREAVPGLPAAPAPEGLEGRFPYVPPLDLADPATHSLVASVLTEVCRLTDGPYVHIGGDEALGMTADSFTLAVRELRALVRAAGKRPLAWQEASRAGVTPEDVAQFWVDVPMMDLPDTQEELDLRPDLLAAGYTLAVVAALKTFFAPTDHDLARVLDGGGRVLLSPQSHLYLDRRYAPDIVPPGQADTAARLGFPAYRPRDVRHTAAWDPAAYPIPEDRIAGITATVFGESIQGFDDLTTLLLPRLACLAHTAWTGRSPDWDSHRDVLARHGGLWRERGLSYLASTEIPWPDPAAPADLAEPTDRP from the coding sequence ATGGACGCAGTCGTCCCGGGGGCCGCGGTGCGGCCGGAAGCCGGCACCGGCGGGGAGCTGGACCGTTCCGGACCCTGGCGCGTCGCCGCCGGCCACCGGCTCACCGCCGTCGCCCGCACGGTCCGCGCGCTCCTCGCTCCGCACCTCGGCGACCGCCTGCTGTCCCCGGAGGAGGCCGGGACCGCCGCCCGCACCCTCGAACTCGTCCTGGACACCGCCGAGCCGGCCCCGCCACCGCCCGCCGGCCTCTCACCGAGCGGCACCACGCCGCCCGGCGACGAGTCCTACCGCCTCACGGTCACCGAGGACGGCATCATCTGCCGGGCGGCCACTCCCGAGGGGGTCTTCCGTGCCGCCACCACCGCGCTGCAGCTCATCGCCGCCGCGTCGGCCCGCGTCCGGTGCGGAGAGCTGGCGGACGCACCGCGGTACGCGTGGCGCGGCCTCATGGTCGACCCGGCGCGCTGCTACCTCACGCCGGCCGAACTCCGCCGGATCATCGACCTCGCCGCGCTCTACAAACTGAACGTCCTGCACCTGCACCTGACCGACAACGAGGGCTGGCGTCTGCCCCTGCCCGACCGGACCGGCACCATGGCGGCCACTTCGCCGGACGGCCCGGACCGGCGGTTCTACTCCGCCGAGGACTACCGCGCCCTCCAGGACTACGCGGCCGAGCGCTTCGTCACCGTCGTCCCGGAGATCGACCTGCCCGGCCACTGCGCCGCCCTGCGCGAAGCCGTGCCCGGACTGCCCGCCGCGCCCGCGCCCGAAGGCCTCGAGGGCCGCTTCCCCTACGTCCCGCCGCTCGACCTCGCGGACCCCGCGACCCACTCACTGGTCGCCTCCGTCCTCACCGAGGTGTGCCGGCTGACCGACGGACCCTACGTGCACATAGGCGGCGACGAGGCGCTGGGCATGACCGCGGACAGCTTCACCCTCGCCGTACGGGAACTGCGCGCCCTGGTACGGGCGGCCGGCAAGCGTCCCCTGGCCTGGCAGGAGGCGTCACGCGCGGGCGTGACGCCGGAGGACGTCGCCCAGTTCTGGGTGGATGTGCCCATGATGGACCTGCCCGACACCCAGGAGGAACTGGACCTCCGCCCCGACCTGCTCGCGGCCGGCTACACCCTGGCCGTCGTCGCGGCCCTCAAGACGTTCTTCGCGCCCACCGACCACGACCTCGCCCGAGTCCTGGACGGCGGCGGACGCGTCCTGCTCTCCCCCCAGTCCCACCTCTACCTCGACCGCCGGTACGCCCCGGACATCGTGCCGCCCGGACAGGCGGATACCGCGGCCCGCCTGGGCTTCCCCGCGTACCGGCCCCGCGACGTGCGCCACACCGCCGCCTGGGATCCCGCCGCGTACCCGATCCCGGAGGACCGGATCGCGGGGATCACGGCCACGGTCTTCGGCGAGTCGATCCAGGGCTTCGACGACCTGACCACCCTGTTGCTGCCGCGCCTGGCCTGCCTCGCCCACACCGCGTGGACCGGCCGCAGCCCGGACTGGGACAGCCACCGCGACGTCCTCGCCCGCCACGGCGGACTCTGGCGCGAGCGCGGTCTCTCCTACCTGGCCTCCACCGAGATCCCCTGGCCGGACCCGGCCGCTCCCGCTGATCTCGCAGAACCGACGGACCGTCCCTGA